The following are encoded in a window of Methanoregula sp. UBA64 genomic DNA:
- a CDS encoding SLC13 family permease, with amino-acid sequence MRQVGRFTVKIWQVMLGGAVAVLLLGQIAPADALAAINIGVMIFLFGMFIVGEALCKSGYLDALSRRFFRHARTPDGLLFLVIFGFGVLSALLMNDTLAIIGTPLVLGLAARSRLPAKMLLFALAFAITTGSVASPIGNPQNLLVATESGMTAPFVTFAYWLLLPTLASLAAAWLVLRWYYHKEVSRAVPAAGDPAPVAVPDPALTRIVKCSLAIILVLAGANIAASLLTGGIVVPLPLIGLAAALPILIFSCERVSVLKAIDWCTLVFFAAMFVLMAAVWQTGFFQSVTGAGAVASVPAILGMSVIISQFISNVPFVALFQPLILAAGGTTAQLMALAAGSTIAGNLTILGAASNVIIIQQAEARGETLTFWEFAKIGVPLTIIQVGIYAVWLWVI; translated from the coding sequence GTGCGGCAGGTCGGACGGTTCACCGTTAAGATCTGGCAGGTCATGCTCGGGGGAGCAGTAGCGGTCCTCCTCCTTGGCCAGATCGCCCCCGCCGATGCCCTTGCGGCGATAAACATCGGCGTGATGATCTTCTTGTTCGGGATGTTTATCGTGGGAGAAGCTCTCTGTAAGAGCGGGTACCTCGACGCACTCTCCCGCCGGTTCTTCCGACACGCCCGCACCCCCGACGGGCTCCTCTTTCTCGTGATCTTCGGGTTCGGGGTACTCTCGGCACTCCTCATGAACGATACGCTCGCGATAATCGGGACGCCGCTCGTGCTCGGGCTTGCGGCACGCTCCCGGCTCCCGGCAAAGATGCTGCTCTTTGCGCTTGCCTTTGCCATCACGACCGGGAGCGTGGCAAGCCCGATCGGGAACCCCCAGAACCTGCTCGTTGCAACGGAGAGCGGGATGACCGCACCGTTTGTCACCTTTGCGTACTGGCTGCTCCTCCCGACCCTGGCAAGCCTTGCCGCCGCGTGGCTGGTGCTCCGCTGGTATTACCATAAGGAAGTTTCCCGGGCAGTTCCTGCCGCCGGCGACCCGGCACCGGTCGCCGTTCCCGACCCGGCGCTCACCCGGATCGTGAAATGCTCGCTTGCGATCATCCTCGTCCTTGCCGGGGCAAACATAGCAGCATCGCTTTTGACCGGCGGCATCGTGGTCCCGCTGCCCCTGATCGGGCTTGCCGCCGCACTCCCGATCCTCATCTTCTCGTGCGAGCGGGTATCTGTCCTCAAGGCCATCGACTGGTGCACGCTCGTCTTCTTTGCGGCAATGTTTGTCTTAATGGCCGCCGTCTGGCAGACCGGCTTTTTCCAGTCGGTTACCGGTGCCGGGGCGGTCGCCTCGGTCCCTGCGATCCTCGGAATGAGCGTTATTATCAGCCAGTTCATCTCGAACGTGCCCTTTGTCGCACTCTTCCAGCCGCTCATCCTTGCGGCCGGCGGAACGACCGCACAGCTCATGGCCCTTGCCGCCGGGAGCACGATCGCGGGGAACCTTACGATCCTCGGCGCGGCAAGCAACGTGATCATCATCCAACAGGCCGAGGCCCGGGGGGAGACCCTGACATTCTGGGAGTTTGCGAAGATCGGCGTGCCGCTGACCATAATCCAGGTCGGGATCTATGCGGTGTGGTTGTGGGTGATCTGA
- a CDS encoding 4Fe-4S binding protein — MALAVGCRARPGKGRDNRTGSWRVFKPIFDHNLCSKCGTCQVICPEGCITEDKEGFFDPDYAYCKGCGMCAEECPKKAIAMKQEEK, encoded by the coding sequence ATGGCGCTCGCTGTCGGCTGCCGTGCCCGGCCGGGCAAGGGCCGGGACAACAGGACCGGGTCGTGGAGGGTGTTCAAGCCGATCTTCGACCACAACCTCTGCTCCAAGTGCGGGACCTGCCAGGTGATCTGCCCCGAGGGCTGCATCACCGAGGACAAGGAGGGCTTCTTCGATCCCGACTATGCGTACTGCAAAGGCTGCGGGATGTGCGCGGAGGAGTGCCCGAAAAAAGCGATCGCAATGAAACAGGAGGAGAAATAG
- a CDS encoding thiamine pyrophosphate-dependent enzyme has protein sequence MADNSCELFDCGHRACGGCGAALAARLMLKAAGTNSIVVSSTGCMEVFSTPYPETAWKVPWIHSLFENASAVASGIEASLKKQGRKEKVIVMAGDGATFDIGMLCISGAFERGHDLTYICYDNEAYMNTGIQRSGATPYDASTTTSPAGSQSFGNKRPKKDMPAILAAHGAPYVATASIAYPNDLIQKVEKAINTVGPTYVQIHVPCCTGWGFEGEQTMAIAKLAIETGLWVNYEMVDGEVTKAKKVVRKPVEEYLKTQKRFRHLFKPKRQDAEIAAIQAIADKNAAKYGIDIKLKKE, from the coding sequence ATGGCAGACAACTCCTGCGAACTCTTCGACTGCGGCCACCGGGCCTGCGGCGGGTGCGGGGCAGCACTTGCGGCCCGGCTGATGCTCAAGGCAGCGGGTACGAATTCCATTGTTGTCTCATCGACGGGATGCATGGAGGTCTTCTCCACGCCCTACCCCGAGACCGCGTGGAAGGTTCCGTGGATCCACTCGCTCTTCGAGAACGCTTCGGCGGTTGCATCGGGTATCGAGGCATCGCTCAAGAAGCAGGGAAGGAAAGAGAAGGTCATCGTGATGGCCGGCGACGGCGCGACCTTCGATATCGGGATGCTCTGCATCAGCGGCGCGTTCGAGCGCGGCCACGACCTCACCTACATCTGCTACGATAACGAGGCCTACATGAACACGGGTATCCAGCGGTCCGGTGCAACGCCCTACGATGCGAGCACCACGACAAGCCCGGCCGGCTCGCAGTCCTTCGGGAACAAGCGCCCGAAAAAGGACATGCCGGCGATCCTTGCGGCCCACGGCGCCCCGTATGTGGCGACCGCGTCGATTGCCTACCCGAACGACCTTATCCAGAAGGTGGAAAAAGCGATCAACACCGTCGGCCCCACCTACGTCCAGATCCACGTGCCCTGCTGCACCGGCTGGGGATTCGAGGGCGAACAGACGATGGCGATTGCAAAGCTCGCCATCGAGACCGGCCTCTGGGTCAACTACGAGATGGTTGACGGCGAGGTCACGAAGGCAAAGAAGGTTGTAAGAAAGCCGGTCGAGGAATACCTAAAGACCCAGAAGCGCTTCCGCCACCTCTTCAAGCCCAAGAGGCAGGACGCCGAGATCGCAGCAATCCAGGCGATTGCGGATAAGAACGCCGCGAAGTACGGCATCGATATCAAGCTCAAGAAGGAATAA
- a CDS encoding pyruvate ferredoxin oxidoreductase subunit gamma: MRELRIHGRGGQGSVTAAELIAVAAFEGGVFSQAFPAFGVERRGAPVQAFVRFDDRKIRLRSQVYEPDYIIVQDSTLIKDVNVFSGVKKGGIVIVNTEKAPDYKVPDGVKLITIDATSIALKVIGLPITNTSLMGAFAAATGEIKFDALKNALLHRFPKELAEKNIEAARQAFEHVKGAAA; the protein is encoded by the coding sequence TTGAGAGAACTTCGTATCCACGGCAGGGGCGGCCAGGGCTCGGTCACCGCTGCGGAACTTATTGCTGTTGCTGCGTTTGAAGGCGGTGTTTTTTCGCAGGCGTTCCCGGCCTTTGGGGTCGAGCGGCGCGGCGCCCCGGTCCAGGCATTCGTGCGGTTCGACGACCGCAAGATCCGGCTTCGCAGCCAGGTGTACGAGCCTGACTACATCATCGTGCAGGACAGCACACTCATCAAGGACGTCAATGTTTTTTCCGGTGTCAAGAAGGGCGGCATCGTGATTGTCAATACCGAGAAGGCACCGGATTATAAGGTTCCCGACGGCGTAAAACTCATCACCATCGACGCGACCTCCATCGCCCTTAAGGTCATCGGCCTTCCCATCACCAATACTTCCCTGATGGGAGCGTTTGCCGCGGCAACCGGCGAGATCAAGTTCGATGCGCTCAAGAATGCGCTCCTGCACCGGTTCCCCAAAGAACTCGCCGAGAAGAATATCGAGGCAGCCCGCCAGGCGTTCGAGCACGTGAAGGGGGCGGCGGCATAA
- a CDS encoding nucleotidyltransferase domain-containing protein, producing MRSSRVDAKVLETVNFFGAQLRKNGVRINNLILFGSSGTGTATIGSDIDIAIISDDFNNRDIFDRALLTKDDEMHTVKKFKVPLDVITLTPEEYRDQKSLIAGTIRKGIALPTLSLA from the coding sequence GTGCGCTCGAGCAGAGTTGATGCAAAAGTCCTTGAAACGGTAAATTTCTTTGGCGCACAGCTCCGGAAGAACGGAGTCCGCATCAACAATCTTATTCTGTTTGGTTCATCGGGCACGGGCACTGCAACAATCGGAAGCGATATCGATATCGCCATAATCTCCGATGATTTCAACAATCGGGATATTTTTGACCGGGCACTTCTCACAAAAGATGATGAGATGCATACCGTAAAAAAATTCAAAGTGCCCCTTGATGTAATCACGTTAACCCCGGAAGAATACCGGGATCAAAAATCCCTGATTGCAGGCACGATCCGGAAGGGGATTGCCCTCCCAACGCTATCTTTGGCATGA
- a CDS encoding 2,5-diamino-6-(ribosylamino)-4(3H)-pyrimidinone 5'-phosphate reductase: MRPVVIVNVAMSADGKLSTRERRQVKISGKDDFSRVDRLKAGCDAVMVGIGTVLADDPSLTIKSPDLKKERLDSGRPEHPVRVVIDSRARTPPGASILHKGDGQRVIAVSARADPGRVEALRTTATVIVAGEDEVDLCRVMDELGKMGIRRLVAEGGGTLIAGLVRAGLVDELYTYVGSIVIGGKDAPTPADGPGWTKETEFARLALAEVTRIDDGVLLHWTIKTA, encoded by the coding sequence ATGCGTCCGGTTGTGATCGTGAACGTGGCAATGAGCGCAGACGGCAAACTCTCGACCCGGGAACGCCGGCAGGTTAAGATCTCCGGGAAAGACGATTTTTCCCGCGTGGACCGGCTCAAGGCGGGCTGCGATGCCGTGATGGTCGGGATCGGCACGGTGCTTGCCGACGACCCCTCGCTCACCATAAAAAGCCCGGACCTCAAAAAGGAACGCCTGGACAGCGGCCGCCCGGAGCACCCGGTCCGGGTGGTGATCGACAGCAGGGCACGGACCCCTCCCGGGGCTTCGATCTTACATAAGGGCGACGGGCAGCGGGTGATCGCGGTCTCTGCCCGGGCAGACCCGGGGCGTGTCGAGGCCCTCAGGACAACGGCAACGGTCATTGTTGCCGGGGAAGACGAGGTGGACCTCTGCCGGGTCATGGACGAGCTCGGGAAGATGGGGATCCGGCGCCTGGTAGCGGAGGGCGGCGGAACGCTGATCGCCGGCCTGGTCCGGGCGGGCCTCGTCGACGAGCTCTATACCTACGTGGGAAGCATCGTGATCGGCGGGAAAGATGCCCCGACCCCGGCAGACGGCCCGGGCTGGACAAAAGAGACCGAGTTTGCCCGGCTCGCCCTTGCCGAAGTTACCCGGATCGACGACGGCGTTCTCCTCCACTGGACAATAAAAACGGCATAA
- the mch gene encoding methenyltetrahydromethanopterin cyclohydrolase — translation MLSVNELALEIFDNLADLAEEFNAAYHELDNGARIVDCGVSTRGGYAAGRAFTEICMGGLGEVNFRMGEIKGIPQPFIDVNTDFPSIACLGAQKAGWTVKVGNYFAMGSGPARALSLKPKHTFEVIDYEDDYDCAVICLESDHLPNGEVMAKIAEECHVDVANTCAVVAPTSSIVGSIQVSGRCVETAIYKLNELGFDTRKIMSAIGTAPIPPVRGAKRAMGVTNDATIYHGQIQLTMNAPEIKDYLEKIPSCKSNGYGKPFNEIFKEAGYDFYKIDTSLFSPAEVIINELSDGSVYHVGAVNNDVTLKSFGLQ, via the coding sequence ATGTTAAGTGTTAACGAACTGGCACTTGAAATATTCGACAACCTCGCCGATCTGGCCGAGGAGTTTAATGCTGCTTATCACGAACTGGACAACGGCGCACGGATCGTCGACTGCGGGGTAAGCACGAGGGGTGGATACGCAGCAGGCAGGGCTTTTACCGAGATCTGCATGGGCGGTCTTGGCGAAGTGAACTTCCGGATGGGCGAGATCAAGGGGATCCCCCAGCCGTTCATCGACGTCAACACCGATTTCCCGTCGATTGCCTGCCTCGGGGCCCAGAAGGCCGGCTGGACGGTAAAGGTAGGGAACTATTTTGCCATGGGAAGCGGCCCGGCACGGGCGCTCTCGCTCAAGCCCAAGCACACCTTTGAAGTGATCGACTACGAGGACGATTACGACTGCGCCGTGATCTGCCTTGAGTCCGACCACCTGCCCAATGGCGAGGTCATGGCAAAGATCGCCGAGGAGTGCCATGTGGACGTTGCAAACACCTGCGCAGTCGTTGCGCCGACCTCCTCGATTGTCGGTTCGATCCAGGTTTCGGGGCGCTGCGTGGAGACGGCGATCTACAAGTTAAACGAGCTCGGCTTTGACACCCGGAAGATCATGTCCGCGATAGGCACTGCCCCGATCCCGCCGGTACGGGGAGCCAAGCGTGCGATGGGTGTGACAAACGACGCAACCATCTACCACGGCCAGATCCAGCTCACGATGAATGCACCCGAGATCAAGGATTATCTCGAAAAGATCCCGAGCTGCAAGTCCAATGGCTACGGCAAGCCGTTCAACGAGATCTTCAAGGAAGCAGGGTACGACTTCTACAAGATCGATACCTCGCTCTTCTCGCCGGCCGAGGTCATCATCAACGAGCTCTCGGACGGCAGCGTGTATCACGTCGGTGCAGTCAACAACGACGTGACCCTGAAGTCCTTCGGGCTCCAGTAA
- a CDS encoding cofactor-independent phosphoglycerate mutase, whose translation MATKPAKCILILGDGMADEPIPALGGKTPLEYAKTPNMDRMAREGACGLLHTVPDRFEPGSDIANMSILGYAPEKYYTGRGPLEAMSMGVDLAPSDVAYRCNLVTVKDGVMADFSAGHITSAEGAALLSSLAPHVPKVAVKAGVSYRNLLVVPHGSAADSTAPHDIVGQKIADHLPRNGDADLLLACIEKSREIFRDHPVNAARRKAGKPEVTQIWPWSGGRRPAFPLFADKYHKKGGMISAVDLLNGIARCAGMEVITVPGATGYFDTDYMAKARYALDAIRHLDFVYIHIEAPDEAGHLGSIEEKVRAIENVDRVVGKVREEFDGIVAVLPDHPTPIRIKTHARDPVPFVVTGKETDGCMHYSEKEARSGMFGTKEATDFLSFLFS comes from the coding sequence ATCGCAACGAAGCCCGCAAAGTGTATCCTCATTCTCGGAGATGGGATGGCCGATGAGCCGATCCCGGCGCTCGGGGGAAAGACCCCCTTAGAATATGCAAAAACCCCGAACATGGACCGGATGGCCCGTGAAGGAGCGTGCGGTCTCCTGCACACGGTTCCCGACCGGTTCGAGCCGGGGAGCGATATCGCGAACATGTCCATCCTCGGGTATGCCCCGGAGAAGTACTATACGGGCAGGGGCCCGCTCGAAGCAATGAGCATGGGCGTAGATCTTGCTCCCTCCGATGTTGCCTACCGCTGCAACCTCGTGACCGTGAAAGACGGTGTCATGGCGGACTTTTCCGCCGGCCATATCACGAGCGCCGAAGGGGCGGCTCTCCTCTCTTCGCTTGCCCCGCATGTCCCGAAGGTGGCCGTGAAGGCGGGCGTCAGTTACCGCAACCTCCTTGTTGTCCCGCACGGGTCGGCGGCGGATTCGACCGCTCCGCACGATATTGTCGGCCAGAAGATTGCAGACCACCTTCCCCGGAATGGCGATGCGGATCTCCTCCTCGCCTGCATTGAGAAGAGCCGGGAGATATTCCGCGACCACCCGGTGAATGCGGCCCGCAGGAAGGCAGGAAAACCCGAGGTCACGCAGATCTGGCCGTGGAGCGGTGGCAGGCGTCCCGCATTCCCGCTCTTTGCCGACAAGTACCACAAAAAAGGCGGAATGATCTCGGCAGTCGATCTCTTAAACGGCATCGCCCGGTGCGCCGGCATGGAGGTCATCACGGTGCCCGGGGCAACGGGATATTTCGACACGGATTATATGGCCAAGGCCCGGTACGCGCTCGATGCGATCAGACACCTTGATTTCGTGTATATCCACATCGAGGCCCCGGACGAGGCCGGGCACCTCGGCAGTATCGAGGAGAAGGTTCGGGCGATAGAGAATGTCGATCGCGTGGTGGGAAAAGTCCGTGAGGAGTTCGACGGGATCGTGGCGGTGCTGCCCGATCACCCGACGCCGATCCGGATTAAGACCCATGCCCGCGACCCGGTGCCGTTTGTCGTGACCGGCAAAGAGACCGACGGGTGCATGCATTACTCCGAGAAGGAGGCACGGTCGGGGATGTTCGGGACAAAAGAGGCAACGGACTTCCTGTCGTTCCTCTTTTCCTGA
- a CDS encoding methanogenesis marker 12 protein encodes MFIGIDHGTTAMRFASEDCQFKMTREEATHFCVADLERICPLDKIEGIALCYSMGDNFSKITPVGRLTNRGVVSRDGAGKHIGGGTKVFDEIKKSGLPAVAIPGLHRGSPTDPRFKAYSHQSSPEKIGIAFAVSTDLGDDLVVSDASSNTVTLLVTAGRLVGAFDACIFAPGTRHGALDVDAIRRVDAGECSANDAFQQAGVNYSLPEDGDLRVRTVAMFAAMECASLRLLNPRARVALAGSLAPTIAPEVESLLGQDVAVYDEWCASRGLAAIARDVFSGADTILGIDVDL; translated from the coding sequence ATGTTCATCGGGATTGACCACGGCACGACCGCGATGCGGTTTGCATCCGAAGACTGCCAGTTCAAGATGACGCGCGAGGAGGCAACACACTTCTGCGTTGCAGACCTCGAACGGATCTGCCCCCTCGACAAGATCGAAGGGATCGCGCTCTGCTACTCGATGGGCGACAACTTCTCGAAGATCACCCCCGTCGGCCGGCTTACCAACCGGGGCGTGGTCAGCCGCGACGGCGCGGGCAAACACATCGGCGGGGGGACAAAAGTCTTCGACGAGATTAAAAAGAGCGGCCTTCCCGCGGTCGCGATCCCCGGCCTGCACCGGGGCTCCCCCACCGATCCCCGGTTCAAGGCCTACTCCCACCAGTCCAGCCCCGAGAAGATCGGGATCGCCTTTGCGGTCAGCACCGATCTGGGGGACGATCTCGTGGTCTCCGATGCAAGTTCCAATACCGTGACCCTGCTGGTTACCGCAGGCCGCCTCGTCGGGGCATTCGATGCCTGCATCTTTGCGCCCGGCACCCGGCACGGCGCGCTCGATGTCGATGCCATCCGCCGGGTGGACGCGGGCGAGTGCTCCGCAAACGATGCCTTCCAGCAGGCAGGAGTAAATTACTCGCTCCCCGAAGACGGCGACCTGCGCGTAAGGACCGTCGCCATGTTCGCGGCCATGGAATGCGCCTCGCTCCGGTTGCTCAATCCGCGCGCCCGGGTCGCACTTGCCGGCTCGCTCGCGCCCACCATTGCACCCGAAGTCGAATCGCTTCTGGGGCAGGATGTGGCCGTTTATGACGAATGGTGCGCATCCCGCGGACTTGCGGCCATTGCCCGCGATGTCTTTTCCGGGGCGGATACTATCCTCGGCATCGATGTAGATCTCTAG
- a CDS encoding NAD-dependent epimerase/dehydratase family protein, with protein MFAVVTGGAGFIGSHLVDTLVAQGNEVLVIDSLCAGRRECIARHIDTGVARLVQADLLDDGWQEHIRGADRVFHLAADPDVRQSAIDPEPTMQNNIMATYRVLEAMRKYEVPEIVFTSTSTVYGEATVIPTPEDYAPLLPVSVYGASKLACEALISSYCYSFGMKAWIYRFANIVGERSGHGVITDFIRKLKENPAELEILGDGKQVKSYLEVHECVAAMLFALRTRETVNIFNIGSEDWIDVTSIAEIVAEEMHLPDVKFRFTGGERGWVGDVPKMQLSIDRIKGKRWKPQLGSRESVRLAVRDLLTS; from the coding sequence ATGTTTGCAGTAGTGACCGGCGGGGCCGGGTTTATCGGCTCCCATCTGGTTGACACGCTCGTTGCACAGGGTAACGAAGTGCTGGTGATCGATTCGCTCTGCGCAGGACGACGGGAATGCATTGCCCGGCACATCGACACGGGCGTGGCCCGGCTGGTACAGGCGGATCTGCTGGACGATGGCTGGCAGGAACATATCAGGGGAGCGGACCGGGTCTTCCACCTTGCCGCCGACCCGGACGTCCGGCAGAGCGCGATCGACCCCGAACCGACGATGCAGAACAATATCATGGCCACGTACCGCGTGCTCGAAGCAATGCGCAAATACGAGGTCCCGGAGATCGTGTTTACCTCGACCTCCACGGTCTACGGCGAGGCAACGGTCATCCCTACTCCTGAAGACTATGCCCCCCTCCTGCCGGTCTCGGTGTACGGGGCGAGCAAGCTTGCCTGCGAAGCGCTGATCTCCTCGTACTGCTATTCGTTTGGCATGAAGGCATGGATCTACCGGTTTGCCAATATCGTGGGCGAACGCAGCGGCCACGGCGTTATTACGGACTTCATCAGGAAACTCAAAGAGAACCCTGCCGAACTCGAGATCCTCGGGGACGGGAAGCAGGTCAAGTCCTATCTCGAAGTCCACGAGTGCGTTGCCGCCATGCTCTTTGCCCTGCGCACCAGGGAGACCGTCAATATATTCAATATCGGCTCCGAGGACTGGATCGATGTAACGAGCATTGCGGAGATCGTTGCAGAGGAGATGCACCTGCCCGATGTAAAGTTCCGGTTCACCGGCGGCGAGCGGGGATGGGTGGGCGATGTCCCGAAAATGCAGCTCTCCATCGACCGGATCAAGGGCAAACGCTGGAAGCCGCAGCTCGGGTCGCGCGAGAGCGTGCGGCTCGCGGTCCGCGACCTGCTTACGTCCTAA
- the porA gene encoding pyruvate synthase subunit PorA, whose translation MLGITEGSMAVAEAVRLCRPQVVSAYPITPQTHIVEALAEMVANGKLDADYITVESEFSALSACLGASAAGSRTYSATTSQGLALMYEVCFNVAGMRLPIVMTIANRAMGAPLSIWNDQQDSISLRDSGWLQFYAEDNQEATDLHYIAYKVAENAKVLLPAMVCFDGFILSHTYEPVDMLTQEDADKYLPKFTPTERLDAADPMSFGMYATPEYYLEFRYETDKALKDAKSVIKAAGAEFGKMFGRDYSAMVEGYHIEDAETVIVALGSICGTVKDTIDEMRKEGKKVGLLKIRVFRPFPTEDVAKALKGAKRVAVLDKNISLGAKGATALEVKDALYGSTIPVYDYVIGLGGRDVRKKDIRDAVALAEQGKGGQYIGLRKEVL comes from the coding sequence ATGCTTGGCATTACCGAAGGTTCGATGGCGGTCGCCGAAGCGGTCCGGCTCTGCCGGCCGCAGGTGGTCTCCGCGTACCCGATCACCCCCCAGACCCACATCGTCGAGGCGCTCGCCGAGATGGTGGCAAACGGGAAGCTCGACGCAGACTATATCACCGTCGAGAGCGAGTTCTCCGCGCTCTCCGCCTGCCTTGGCGCCAGCGCCGCAGGATCGCGGACCTACTCGGCAACCACCTCGCAGGGCCTTGCCCTGATGTACGAGGTCTGCTTCAACGTTGCCGGGATGCGCCTGCCGATTGTCATGACCATTGCGAACCGTGCAATGGGAGCCCCGCTCTCGATCTGGAACGACCAGCAGGACTCGATCTCCCTGCGCGACTCCGGCTGGCTCCAGTTCTACGCCGAGGACAACCAGGAAGCAACCGATCTCCACTACATCGCCTACAAGGTTGCGGAGAACGCTAAGGTTCTCTTACCCGCGATGGTCTGTTTCGACGGGTTCATCCTCTCGCACACCTACGAGCCGGTCGATATGCTCACGCAGGAAGACGCCGACAAGTACCTCCCGAAGTTTACGCCAACGGAGCGCCTCGATGCGGCCGACCCCATGAGCTTCGGGATGTACGCAACTCCCGAGTATTACCTTGAATTCCGGTACGAAACCGACAAGGCGCTCAAGGATGCGAAGTCCGTGATTAAGGCCGCCGGCGCCGAGTTCGGGAAGATGTTTGGCCGGGACTACAGCGCAATGGTCGAAGGCTACCACATTGAGGACGCAGAGACCGTGATCGTTGCACTGGGCTCCATCTGCGGCACGGTCAAGGACACCATCGACGAGATGCGCAAAGAAGGAAAGAAAGTCGGGCTCCTCAAGATCCGGGTCTTCCGGCCATTCCCGACTGAAGACGTGGCAAAGGCCCTGAAAGGCGCAAAGCGCGTCGCCGTTCTCGACAAGAACATCTCGCTGGGTGCAAAGGGTGCCACCGCGCTCGAAGTAAAGGATGCCCTCTACGGCTCCACCATCCCGGTGTACGATTACGTTATCGGCCTTGGCGGGAGAGACGTCCGCAAAAAGGACATCCGCGATGCGGTTGCGCTCGCCGAGCAGGGCAAGGGCGGCCAGTATATCGGGCTGCGTAAGGAGGTGCTGTAA
- a CDS encoding ORC1-type DNA replication protein encodes MKKNLLMWDESLFRDPEVFEIDYIPEQFEFRDTQMQELAFQIRPGLRGGRPLNTICKGLPGSGKTTSIKKLFLEVEETTKKLVPVHINCQIDNTKFAILSQIYRKLSGHLPPASGTSFKQVFDAVARMLLKDECVLLVALDDANYLLYENELNKVLYTLLRAHETYEGLRIGVIVIISDPDVDLSREIDARVSSVFRPTEIYFPPYGNAEVHEIMKARVMQGFFNNVISDEMLNLVVEQTLKSGDLRVGIDLLKRAALNAERATRRSIERADICGAYEVSKYLHLEYTIKTLKDEEKKILAGLARASTSEGGMNAGEVYKTIKETVPVGYTRFYEIIKKMDAMRLVNLQYREGKGRTRVITLRYEPEKVLGCLS; translated from the coding sequence ATGAAAAAGAACCTGCTGATGTGGGACGAATCGCTCTTCCGGGACCCGGAAGTCTTCGAGATCGACTATATCCCAGAGCAGTTCGAGTTTCGTGACACGCAGATGCAGGAACTCGCGTTCCAGATCCGGCCCGGGCTCCGGGGCGGCCGCCCCTTGAATACGATCTGCAAGGGCCTGCCCGGCTCCGGTAAGACCACCAGTATCAAAAAGCTCTTTTTGGAAGTCGAGGAGACCACGAAAAAACTGGTGCCGGTCCACATCAACTGCCAGATCGACAATACCAAGTTTGCCATCCTCTCCCAGATCTACCGCAAGCTCTCCGGTCATCTGCCGCCCGCATCGGGCACCTCCTTTAAGCAGGTCTTCGACGCCGTTGCCCGCATGCTCTTAAAAGACGAGTGCGTGCTCCTCGTTGCCCTCGACGATGCCAACTATCTCCTGTACGAGAACGAGCTCAACAAGGTGCTCTACACGCTGCTGCGTGCCCACGAGACCTACGAGGGCCTCCGGATCGGCGTTATCGTGATCATCAGCGATCCGGATGTCGACCTTTCGCGGGAGATCGATGCCCGGGTCTCCTCGGTCTTCCGCCCCACCGAGATCTACTTCCCGCCCTACGGGAACGCGGAGGTGCACGAGATCATGAAGGCCCGGGTGATGCAGGGGTTCTTTAACAATGTCATCAGCGACGAGATGCTCAACCTTGTCGTGGAGCAGACCTTAAAGAGCGGCGACCTGCGGGTGGGAATCGATCTCCTGAAGCGTGCCGCACTCAATGCCGAGCGTGCCACCCGGCGCAGTATCGAACGGGCGGATATCTGCGGGGCGTACGAGGTCTCGAAATACCTTCACCTGGAGTACACGATAAAGACCCTCAAGGACGAGGAGAAGAAGATCCTCGCGGGTCTTGCCCGGGCGAGCACGTCGGAGGGCGGGATGAATGCCGGCGAGGTCTATAAGACCATAAAAGAGACCGTTCCCGTGGGATACACCCGGTTCTACGAGATCATAAAAAAGATGGATGCAATGAGGCTCGTGAACCTCCAGTACCGGGAAGGCAAGGGCCGGACCCGGGTAATAACCCTCCGCTACGAGCCGGAAAAAGTGCTCGGCTGCCTTTCATAA